The Conger conger chromosome 11, fConCon1.1, whole genome shotgun sequence genome includes the window tttaaattaaagtatGTCACTGAACGAACTTATGAATATATACATCTTTATGACATCAAATTGGATTTTAGCAAAATGAGTATTCTCTATTACGTCCAGTGAATGGGTGGTTCTCAGGAGCAAGGaccaaaacattacataaaGCCAtggtgttttagttttttttacaatatactCAAATAATAAGGAAAAAAACCCTCCTTTTCTATCCATGTGATTTTCTGCCCCTGTGTGTCAGCTGAACTACCCCCACTGTCCGTGTGCAGGTaatagctgttgaatgagagaGATGGTGTCTCTGTTGGAAAACCTGGTGCctcttgtctgtctgtttgtgtaccTTGGTGTCATCAAGCACCATATTCTGCGCTTCAGACAGGGCCAAAATGTACCTGCCTTCTCTGTGCACACTGGCATTTCCTTATTACTCTCTGTGGCATttctttaacacactgttgtatttagtgaaaaataaatggtaTGAAGCAGTACTGTGTATCATGTTATTACTAAGTGGTTTCCCAAATCGTTAAGCTTTGATGTTACTCCAATTTATGTCGCTGTGCCATTGTATCCAAGCAGTTCAGTATATGCAATTTAGACAGGGCTCGGCCTTGTTTCCTTTCTGTGCACTAAAGTCACTTTTACGCTTGACTGGGGAATGCTTTGTATAATTACCCCAATCAAAGTGCTTATGTCTGAAGTATAGGGAAAGCCAAATCCCCTTGGTAAGGTGGCCGATGGAAACACTGGTCCTGGGAAATTAGTAAGCTAGTGGGACCAGGGGAACATATAACACTCACTACAAACATTACAGTGTTGCCCATCTCTTCTAACTCTGACATGTAATGAATTCCAGACATGCCAttctgttgtaaaaaaaaatgtattacaataCTTTGCTCCTAGTTCGTACTGCCAAATCTTATTCATGTCTCGTAACTGAaaaatcttccttcttttttttcattaagcTTAACAACACAACTGATTGCAGGTTTGTTATTAGAGTGGCCAGCAGCACACAATGTCAGAAAGTAAAACAGCTCTGGGGGCAACCCTAGCTGGCAACTATCGCAGTTCCTTGTTGTTCTGTCTTAATATGTTGattacaaaaatgtagacaCATTAACTACAAGTGTCAAGATAAAGCTGAGAGTCTCCCAGGCAACTCACAGACTGGCCACACCAGTTTCTGCCCATGCAAGTGAGTGTCTCTTTTGATGGGATGATTgagatatttattattaattttccattttatttatttgaccgGGAAATGCACTTAAAATAGCCTATACTGCACCAGATGTACTGAAGGAAATCAGGCAAATGCAACAATGAGTAAGAGAAAGGAGTAGCTTATTTTAAACTGAACAGCAAACTATTGACCATGTGGAgtgctttctttttgttttaaaaggtATTAAAACACATGCCATACATTGAGTTGTTGCTTTGGTCGTGCAGCGTCCCCAACAGCTTAGAGCAGAGATATACAAGTAGGAAATAATGGCGATGAAAGCGTGGGCAAGAGTCATCTATGTTAGGAAACTTGTTCTGTTGTtcttgttctgttctgtttactCAAGATTTAACAGAAGTAAATATCCATGTTCAAACAGACTTGACAACAGGGCCCCAATACTGTCTCTACTTCTAACTTGTGAGTTGTCATGGAAACCTCCTGCAAAGGTACTAGGGAAGGCGCAAGCGCATTATCCGTGGCAAATTGCCTTGCTATTGTAGTCGTGTGCTGTGTTGATTACTCAGCACCAAGCACCTCCCACTTTATTCAGAGCATGTtccatttaaaatcattattcgtgtatttacaatttatatttacaatgtaaataaaaaaataaaaaaatgaatcgcTTATGTCCAGATAGTTTTTCTTGCCGGTTATAATAAGGGAGAACCACATATAAACAGGGTAATGTAGGCTACCGtcactaaatatatttttaattcgaattctttatatttttttaataatcgTGTTTTATTACGTATTCAGAAAACATCTGATTTCAGGTTGTGCGCAATATTCCACTGACAATTACTATCCTTTGAATAACGCCATGTTACTGTACTGAGTTTTGGCGTTTAGTCCAGAATGCCAGCCAATAAAATGATTGGATCATTTCCTTAACCgtgtgtttattcatgtcattaaGCAGTTCTTATGTCATGCTTTAGGGAGAGTGACATCTTATCAGGGACATGCACAGATAGACCCCAGGTAGTGCTCAAGCACCTGCCCTTTTGCCCTCTGACCAGATAAGTGCCCTttttgaaagacattttttattaatttcatattttatatttcagttttttaatgtGGCCCATGGCAGCAATTCTCAATTAAAAGCATATAATAATGCCCGAAAATTGCATTTGAGTTGTAATTCTGCGAGACCTCACCCGCCCTCCCTTTTCGACTTTCTTGTTGAAGCAGCTGCCACACAAACTGAGTGCCCTGCAGCAGCATCCACCTGACATGACAGCCAGTCAGGTAAGGTTACGATAGTGTTTGCCCTAAGTTAGTCGGAAAACTAACTCGCCAGTGTTTGTCAATGTTGAAATTAGACCACTCTTTAAATACAGCAGCAGTCAGCCTCGAAAAAAGTCACTTGTTCTCTTAAACTCCCAGCGCCCGACATTAGTCTCAGAGGGCTCAGTTTTAAAGCTAGACTGACAATAGTGCATGCTAAAGACCTTCGTCTCTGTGTGAATCGATAGCAATTTTGTAGATACTTATTGAGTATTAAACATCTGCATGAGTGCATgagtattgaaataaataaatacgtaaGTAAGTACAACATGTAAcgtttttttcaataaataagaGAGGGGTGCCCTTTTTTCTTACTTGAGCGCCTGCCCCCCAAAATGTCTGTGCACGCCACTGCATCTTATGTGGTCCCAGCTGGCAGACCGCGCAGTGGTAACGCCAGTGATGGGATATGGAGCTTCCATGTAGCCCGTAATGGGTGGGTCTATAGTGAGATGTTTGTAACTGACGTGTCTTAACCAATCAAAAGATTTTGCGTTCCACCATAGAACAAAATGATTGGTTCAAATAAGTGAGTCATCAGTAGTACTAAAGCTGCGCCCATTTTTTTTCATAAGCTCAGTCTCATATTACTAACTAACGCTTTCTATTCATTCTAATTATACACTTCCTTATTATACAGAATGTAGAGGGTAGGCTTTTTCACCAGGCActaattttacaacaaattgCCAGAAAAATTTAGACTTCTTTTCAGTATACCAGCTAGGCATCTTTAATTCATCTTCGTTTGTGTGCTAATGTACGATTTGACATTTGCTCATCTGTATCTTGACTTTGCAAATGTTTGCAAAACTCACATTGGTTCCGTGGCCACAGTTCTAATGTGACCAAAATCCAAAGGGTTTATGCTCCGACTAAGGAAATGAATAttatcaaacaaaaataattattgatttGTAAACATCGGGTTAAAGGACGGTTTTTAACTTAGCTTAACCCGAATGTTCTTTGTTTTCAGTAACCTAATCTTTTAGGTTCTTTCTATTGATCGTTtttactaaaacatttttttaaaattattattattattattattattaaaagacatcctttttattttaactgtaaaAGAAAAGACAACTCTATGACAGAGTCATTTGGGCTCAGTTCTATTACTGTAACACCGGTGACTCCTAGTGGCCACTTTCTGCATTCACCAAGAGAGGCTGCCAGAATATTAACGTAATAAACAAAGCAGTTTATTAATAATTTATGTACATTTATGGAACTTATTCTGTAACCAATTTCACCGTTGAAGGCAGAACTGGTGatgtgataaataaataaaagttaagAGCTGATGCATTTTTGCTTTGGGtacttacattttaaataaaaatgacatcaatTTTGATATGCGTTGGCAGTTCTTTCGTTtataatacatactgtatatgcataaaAGTACCATAAAAGGTATGTTGATCAATTCATAAAATTGTGTGATGTTATACACTATTTTCTAAAGTAATACATTCAATTTTAATACATTAGTTATACATTTGCAGATTTTTCTCAGAACTGACATGAATAAACTGTGTTCCTGAATTGCCATTACCTGAGCATAGAAAAAGAGCAGCTGTGTGCTACTGGACACTTCCTCAGACCTGTGAAGGGCTGTAAGTCTCTGGTATTGTCATAAGGCCAGTCGAACAACCTCAACTACTGCAGTTTAACCTCGGTCTCACTCAGCAGTCATGATGTCACTTCTTCTTGGGAGCCATGTTGTTGTTACGCATTCGAGCAGTGTTGCGTGCCCGGGCATAGGCTCTGGAGGCGTCGTCTTCGGGGGGGAGCAGGAGCGCAAGGGTCTGCTGGTGCAGTATTTTTGAGGATGAGGCCACAGAAGCCAGTGACGACGCAGAGGATGGCGGACCCCAGAGGCCCACTGTCTCTGCGGCCCGAGCAAGGCCACTTCCATCCCCCAGCCCCTGCTGCTTCACCCCCTGACCGGGCACACGGCTGCTGTGGAAACAGGTGGTGAGAACAGACCGGCTATCTTCGTGCTTGAGAACATTATGCCCAAATGACCATGAGCAACAAATTGAAAGAGACAACCaatggatattattattatataaaatcACAAtctgtatactgtaaatgtatcatattatgaaaataaaatcagtgcCAGTAGTAGACAAAAGAGAAGTCAAATCCCGACATGAAGCTAGtgcagagaagaaaaaaaaaaacacattcgtATTAGTGAATGTTGCATTCAGCATCATACCTGTGTGATGTTTATTGAGTGAGTGGTGTATGTTGCAGTGTTCTCTGATGACTTACTGTGCATTATGGCCTATGGTGGAGGCAGGGTTCCCCTGGCCTGCTCGTGGAAGAGAAGGGACTCCCAGCTGCTGAGGAGAGGCCGACTGCAGAGAGGAACCAGGTGAAAGAGTGTCAGTGCTAAGGCTTTGATGGAAATGGGAGCAACAATACTGTGCTATGGTTAACAAAACCAAAGGGTTGTGTGTTCATTCCTTCTTTGGCTGTACCCTTGTTCTTATCCTGTTGTTTTAACATGTTACCTGCCAATGGTAAATATGTGAAAACACCCTGGCTTATATATAATGAGCCAAGTTTCGCTGAGTGACCTGCTCTCCAGTGCAAATGTTATATTACTGCATTTAATGCATGTTCAGTGCAGtcattgtgctgtgtgttgtgcaggCTGCCTACGCTGAAGTCTCCATGCTCGGCTTTGTCCTtcagcctgaccaggctgctgcACAGGGTGGCGTTCTGCTGCTCCAGAATCCGGATGCGCATGCTGTTTGCCAGCAGCTGCTGCTCCATGTCTTTGAACACGTCCCCCGTACCTGCCGGAGAGCACAAAGAGAATCAGCGGGAGGCAGCTCTCGCGTAGCTCACACGCATTTCCCCTCCGCCCGCCAAAGCCAATTCAGCACTTGcggcacacacaacactgcaaaTAATGACTGTCctaaacaagcattttagtctaatcttattttttctctcaagtagaaaaaatTTCAGATTGACTTATCTTGGGGCTTTTGCAGTGAATATAACACCTCCTCCCACCCCCATACTTTCAGCTGTTGCAGTACGGGCTGATTATATTACGCGCGCCAAATGCAACACAATGAAGACAAATGCAGCACTGGAGAAGGACTGCCAGAAATGAAGGCAGTGGTAGAAAGGATTAGGGTCCGGGGGTTAGTCTCGGTCTTACTCTGTGGTGGTCCGTGCGCCAGGGCGCTGAGCTCGGGATAGGCAACCAGCAGCTTCTCTCTGTGGGTCAGCTCCAGCACCTCGTCCTGCAGCTGCGTCACAGTCCTCTGCAGGTCCTCCATGTGGCTCTGCAAGCCCTGCTTTTCCTCCTGCACCCCTGCAACCTGGGCCTAGGGGAGGACATGGTAATGATGCAGAACAGTACAGTATCCTGCACCACTGTAACCTGGGCCAAGGGAAGGACGCAGTAATGTGGCAGAAAATAGGACACATTCTAGACATAGTATGGTATGGAGCAGTGCAGTATCATGCACTGCTGCAGAATTTACTGGTCACTATGTGGTACACTGCAATGTAAAACATAACATGAATGAAGCAGGCTGTTTATTGTATCATTGCCTAGTCTGATTTGTGCTGCTGTATGGCATGCTGTGTACTAATACTGTTCAGTGCGACGTATGCGTGTGCATACCTGCTGTTCTGCAAGTTTATCGTTGAGTTGGTTCTTCTCCTCcaacatttgtgtcattttctcCTGCAGGTCCTCCTTGGCCTCCTCACTCTCCCCCAGCCGTCTCTGCATCTCCTCGCACTCCCGGTCCAGCGTGTCGACTTGTTCCAACATGGCCTTCTGCTTCAACTGCATGGACTGCGCACAAGCAGGAAAAAAAGGGGGTCACAGCcaggcaaacacagacacatacactctcacatacacaaacacacacaccaaacacacacaccataacctGGCTAATGTGAAGCTGGAAGATGATTTTGAGAAAGATTTATTGAAAAGCATTGAGTAAGCATAGCAAAGCTTCATGTGATTTAACTCATGTAATTTAGATCTGTATCCAGGTCTCTCTGGGCGTGTGCTGACCTCTTGCTGTCGACAGGCACTTTGGTACTTGGCGGACTCCTTGTCCAGTAGGGTCTGATTGGCCAACAGCTGCGCTTCCAGAAGCCGGATCTTCTCCTCCAGTTTCTGAATGGCCTGCTGGTCTTCTTCTCTGGCGCTCACGTCCTGTTGCAGCccatctctcacacattctGCCAATAATATAGCAGACACTCCGACACTTCAAGATTGAAATATCACTCAACGATTAATTCAGCTAATAGTTGGATATGAACTGGGGAGATGGTGTCCTTACCAAGCCTGTGTATTGTATCTGACTGGATATCAATTTGTGCCTGAAgttttgcattcttcttttccaGAGATTTGATACCTGAAAGGCAACACATTTCGTCACTGACACAGCATGTGAGGTGTCATAATTTTGTCTCCAATGTACTCCACTATTGCCCCACAAACAGAGGTTGAAAGTCCAGGGATCAGACAGTAGTTCCCCAACTCTGCCTACAGAGCATTGCTAGGATATTACCTTTCTTAAAATGATGTTTAGAGaaacaacaaataacattttgaaaGGCAACATTTTGCATCACTATACTTGGTTTAAAACGAAATGCCCCCTGACAACCTAAATTTCTTTAAAGTTACTGCCCACTTTCTTCCGACTCAAAACCTCACATTTCTTGAGCTCCTCGTGCTGTCTGCCCGCTGCCTCCTCTTTCTTGGACTGGGCCTCCCGCAGCCTGACATCGTGCTCCTGCAGGCCAGCCTGGTACTGCGACCTCTGCCTGGCCTGCTGCTCCTgcgcctcctccagctgcttcATCAGCTCCTCGCGCGCCTCCTCCAGTGCCACCAGGCTCTCCCTGAGAGGCTGCACGGTGTCACGCATCTTGGCCAGGTGTTTCCCCAGCCGCCCCAGGTCCCGCCTCTGCTCTACGGCCCACTGCGCCACGTCGCCGGCCGACAGCCGCCCCTGCTCAAGGGACTCGTCCAGCGCAGCCAGGAAGTACATCAGGGAGGAGGGCAGGCCCTGGATTTGACACAGCTCCACCAGGGCGTCGCTCACCTCCCGCATGCTCGACTGGACCCGCGCGCAGGCCTCACAGGGTACGAGCGCCGACGTCACAGTCTGGCTGCTCACGGTGCGTACGTCTGTGGAAATGTTGTGCACTCTGGGGCAAACTCTAGGTCCTGCTCCTGAGGAACTCTGCTGAGGCACCGAGGACACTCGCTGGTTGAGGTTGTTCCTGGGGTTCTGTTGAGGGGGAGCTGACAAGATGTGCATCTTTGTCTTACCGCTGGCTTTCACCTGCTTGCCGGCCTTCTCTTCAGAGGCTTCTTCATTCTCTTTTGACTTCTCCTGAATGGACACAAAAACACCCAGCAATAAACTTCACGCTATGATATTAACTTTATTGGAGGCTTGACATAGATTGTAGGCAAAATGGTAAGCCTTGATgaataataaatgcattattatcattattcttattCATAGATTATATATTTAGATTAtatattactgtaaataatattGTTATAAATTATTCAGAAGTGAGACTAGCTGAGAGTATAACCATATACTGACCTGCTGAACATTCTGAAGTAATGTGCACAGGAGGGCCACATTACTCCAGTAGCGTTTGGTCACTAGGCCAATGGACCCAAGGGGACTAGTCTGCGGGATGCGTGAACTATTTCTGTTGCCACCCAGAACCAATTCTGCATGGGCATTGAAACTTTGCAGCAGCAGTACCATCCTGGTCCCAGAACACAgaaagacacgcacacacaaaatatgAACAAGAATTTTCAGATAAAGAAATTGTTAAACATTTGCAGCTGAGGTTGGTTAATAATTTTCTACCGCAACTATAACACATTTTTGCATATACTTTTACATTActaggctaacgttagctattatACCTGTCAATCACCAGCTCTAGCAAAACAATGTGAGAATGCTGACTGAACTCTTCATCCCCTTCAACGAAGTCATACTGATCTAACAGTTCAACCATGTCCAAACTGCAGGATAGCTTGTCAGGAAACTTCCAAGAAGGGAAGCGCACATATCCAGTTTTGGAGAAAACTTCTATAACTGCGCCTTGAAGATCTGTTAGATCTTTACGAAGACTGTCAATGCAGTCCTGACGTCCCAAAATATTAGTCATTTTGCTCGCTTCTAAACGTGGTCAGACAAGCATGGTTCCTTTCATTTAATTGCTGGAAAGATTGGTTCCATAGTACTACAAACACCGtgaaatgttatatttattcaagcaaactagctaaataactgatcagaaagctagctagctcaaACTAGCTAAAGTTTAGCTAACATTCCCAGTTTATTCAACGAACTGGAGCCTTTGTTGTCAGCTGGTTGCCATAGCGACAGAACAACAATTCCCACAACGCTCCACGAATATGTTTTCGgaagtaaattattttgtttccgGTTTGTCTCATGTGAATTTAGACTGCGAAAGTGTCTGAAGtggggttttgtttttaaagtagTATTAAAATCTACAATAGTTGTGTGTGACACCGCTCCAGGCGTCGCAGGGAAAATTGACTACGAAAGTGTTTTAATTTCAGCACTTGATATTTGCTGGTTAAAGAAGACGGAGATCTTCCCGTCCTAACGCAGCCATGCCGCCTGGGCCTGTTCAAATAGTTCAACCGGAGCCTAACAACAATAAGGTATCGTCAGTTTTAAGCAGTTGGGTAGATGGATGCACACTTTCATgtgcgttttatttatttcttgattgtacaatattttttgcatgttgGCCACACATTTAAGCTAAATCCGCCgatttaattataatttggaCCGCAATGGGTTTTCGGCCGTACCACCAGACTTGTGATTAAGTAGGCCTCTTGTTAACCTTAGTTGCTTTCGTGATTTTCGTATTTAAGGGGGGGGTCTAAAGAAACAATTAATGTCGTTAGATTTCCGCTCATTCATTTTCCGTGTTTAGAATCCATTGATAATTGTAAACGCTCTTAAAACCTTTCGCCACGTATGGGCATCAGGTACGTGCTAACAGATGCTAATCCAGCTAGCGCTTAAAAACGTAGACCGTGTACTAATGCTGAACTGTGCAGTAGCTACTTGGACAACAATGCCACTATGAGCCCTTACAGAAATAGACAAATCATGTGTGTCGTTTAATCTTGCTAATCAATTAATTTACAGGCTGACGAACCAAAGCCGGATGAAACTCCAGCTACAAAGCCAATCGTTGGAATCATTTACCCGCCTCCCGAAGTCCGAAACATTGTTGACAAGACCGCCAGCTTTGTAGCCAGGTCAGAACACGCACATTGTTAGTTTACATGCATTATGAGATTCACTTGAGAAATGTACGAACTCAATACACCCCTAAATGGAGACTCACAATTTCTCACTATTTATTATATGCAATAGTAATTGATtgtcatttaattattattgtcTGACACATTTAATGTGAAAACTGCCTTTTTTAACATTGTTGTGTTCTGATAAAAGGATCTTCCCCCTCTTCTAACCTATAGAAACGGGCCAGAGTTTGAGGCCAGGATCCGACAGAACGAGATCAATAATCCTAAATTCAATTTCCTGAACCCTAATGACCCTTACCATGCCTACTACCGGCACAAAGTCAACGAGTTCAAGGAGGGAAAGGCACAGGaaccttctgctgctgttcccAAGGTCATGCAACAGCAGGCCCTGCAGCAGGCCCCCCAGCAGCAGCTGCCCCAGAAGGTGGGCCTCTCACACCACTCCTGTAACCCTGTGGATACTATTTGTCACGCTGACTGATTGCTTTTGTTGTTTCACATTATGAAATGTACTTGTTGTAATTTCTTGTATTTATTCCACACTATCAGTTTAGAAACAAGTagtatttcacttcattttgaCCCTGCTCCTATCCCGTTTCTTCTGGGCAGGTTCAGGCCCAGGTAATCCATGAGACGGTCGTGCCCAAGGAGCCCCCACCAGAGTTTGAGTTCATCGCTGATCCGCCATCAATCTCTGCCTTCGACCTTGATGTGGTCAAGCTGACTGCCCAATTTGTGGCCCGCAATGGCCGGCAGTTCCTCACTCAGCTGATGCAGAAAGAGCAACGCAACTATCAGTTTGACTTCCTGCGGCCTCAGCACAGCCTCTTCAACTACTTTACCAAACTGGTGGAGCAGTACACCAAGGTATGGGGGTCTCCCATGTGGAGAATCTAAGCTCAGCAGTCATTTATCTTAGCATGTGAATATTTGCTTCAGAATCTGTGCTtcactgttgttgttttgaTGAACTGTGTCCATTGTGCTGTAGATCCTCATCCCTCCCAAAGGACTCCTGCTGAAACTGAAGAAAGAGGCAGAAAACCCTCGGGAAGTGCTGGACCAGGTGAGCAGACGAACAgtttcacacacagaccagaacTCTGCATAAGAATGCCAAAGCAAAGCCTGTAGTTATAGTTCCCATCAATTGCATgtgattgtttttgtgttgccaGGTGAGGTACCGTGTGGAGTGGGCCAAGTTCCAGGAACGTGAGAGGaagaaggaggaagaagagCGAGAGAAGGAGCGTGTGGCCTATGCTCAGATAGACTGGCATGATTTTGTTGTGGTCGAGACGGTGGACTTCCAGCCTAATGAGCAAGGTACTCGCCATACGTTGGTTTAGCGGTTCTCCTCAGAGTAACCATGAATGTTTCCTCTCACAGTATTCAAGAAGATAACTGTCGTCTAATGGAATGTAGTGTTTACCTAGACTTTTTAAAGATTGGTGTTTCTGTGGTGCGATATAGTGGCAGTGGGAAACACAAAGTAGGTTTTATAAATTCTCCTAGACAGACCAAAGACAGAATTTGGCTGAGCTTCTTTCTTGAAATCTTccctttttatatttgtttgtctgtttttcagaAGGGCGTTATGCTGTCTTTGTAGAAATAATCTGTATATTGGATTAACTGGGTTAAACCTCCTGCCTAGGTCActtcccccctcccaccacacCCGAGGAACTGGGAGCACGCATCCTTATCCAGGAGCGGTACGAGAAGTTTGGAGAGAGCGAGGAAgtggagatggaggtggagagtgaggatgaggaggatgacAGGGATGACCGAGATGAAGGTCACCCCTCGCAGCCCGACCAGgacacacagctgcaggacatGGACGAGGTAACTGGGGGCTTGGACACAGAGAAAtggtcaaaaatgaaattataatcCCAGGGGCTTGCATACTACTTGTCTactgagagttttttttttttttttactaaaatgtgaaaaatacgaGTTTCTCACATGCAATTCTGTATCATTTTTCCTCTCCAGGgctctgatgatgatgatgatggtatgAAGGCACCTCTGCCCCCTGACAACCCCATGCCACCCCCTTTGCCCCCAACCCCAGACCAGGTCATCATTCGCAAGGACTACGACCCCAAAGGTACGGCAGATGAGTCTTTTATCATGACTGATATTTCAGGGATGCTTTGGTAGGAAATTCTTTCTGTAACTTGACAGAGGCTAGAACGTGGACTAACCGATACAGACAGAAATGAATCAAGAATTACAGTAAATCTATACTTCAGCAGAAACCAGGTAAATGTTTTACATTCGTCATTCATCTAACTGGCGTTTGCCTTTTCCCCTGCGCAGCCTCCAAGCCCCCGGCCCCTGTGGCTGCCCCAGACGAGTACCTCATCTCCCCCATCACGGGCGAGAAGATCCCGGCCAGCAAGATGCAGGAGCACATGCGCATCGGGCTGCTGGACCCGCGCTGGCTGGAGCAGAGGGACCGCAGCATCCGCGAGCGGCAGACCGAGGACGACGTGTACGCCCCAGGACTGGACATCGAGAGCAGCCTGAAGCAGCTGGCCGAGAGGCGTACCGATATCTTCGGTGTGGAGGAGACGGCCATCGGAAAAAAGATTGGGGAGGAGGAGATCCAGAAGCCAGAGGAGAAGGTGGGTGCTGGTGTCAGAGGAACATGTGCAATGGGGGTAGTTGTAGCGATTGATGAGTGATTGAGCTTTCATGGTCTCAAAGATTGGAGCTACCAGGTGCTGACTATCACTGACTTGTTAGAACAAATCAATCATGTTTTTCCATATACAGTCAAATGAACATTCAAATCAGTCATGGATAATATATGGTAGCTCAATCAATTTATGGCTTCAGGAAAACCACACACTCCCAATATTAACATGAAGGTATAGGTGCATGGAGTATCATAAGCTCTAGTTGGTtaaaaggaaaatgtaaaacCTGGTTTTAAATCCCTGTTAGTGCATTGCGTTACTAGATGGACAGAAAACGTTTTCTCATAGTTGAATGAAATGTTAAACACTGAGTAGCATTTTGCAGTGGCAGTGCCATTCCCAGTGCTCTCAGGGTTGATTTTCCTTCACCCCTCTCCTCCAGGTGACCTGGGACGGCCACTCGGGCAGCATGGCGCGCACCCAGCAGGCCGCGCAGGCCAACATCACGCTTCAGGAGCAGATCGAGGCCATCCACAAGGCCAAGGGGCTGGTGCAGGAGGACGACAGCAAGGAGAAAATCGGCCCCAGCAAGCCCAGCGATATCCTCCAGCCCCCCATGCCATCCTCCTCCCCGCTCCTGCTCAAACCCTCCCCGCCCATCACCAGTCTGCCACGCCCTCCACCATCGGTGAGTTATTTAAAATACTTCAATGATTTAGATCCTGAAGCTATTTAAAACCCTCCTGCAAGTCTCTAAAACTAAAAACTTTCAATTGTATGAAAGAATACgtttatgtaatttaatattgaaaatattcttttttggtggactgtacattttttttactggtgttaaaatatgtttagtgATTTTCTAACCTTTGTCTGGGAGAGAACATGACTATTTTTATGTACTGAACTGATATTGTTACAATTTGCACATACTTtaggttaagtaccttgttcAATGACTGTGCCCCACCTTGGGATTAAATCCATTCCTTTTGGGTTACAAACCTAGTTTCATAACCACTATGCTCCTTTCGACAAAATAAATAGTGTTGCCGTCACTAGTCCACTATAATCTATGTTGGTCTGGCATCACTGATATTTGTTCTCACCACTtctcgtttgtgtgtgttcagatgccTCCAATACAGCGGCCCACTCTGCT containing:
- the ccdc157 gene encoding coiled-coil domain-containing protein 157, translating into MTNILGRQDCIDSLRKDLTDLQGAVIEVFSKTGYVRFPSWKFPDKLSCSLDMVELLDQYDFVEGDEEFSQHSHIVLLELVIDRMVLLLQSFNAHAELVLGGNRNSSRIPQTSPLGSIGLVTKRYWSNVALLCTLLQNVQQEKSKENEEASEEKAGKQVKASGKTKMHILSAPPQQNPRNNLNQRVSSVPQQSSSGAGPRVCPRVHNISTDVRTVSSQTVTSALVPCEACARVQSSMREVSDALVELCQIQGLPSSLMYFLAALDESLEQGRLSAGDVAQWAVEQRRDLGRLGKHLAKMRDTVQPLRESLVALEEAREELMKQLEEAQEQQARQRSQYQAGLQEHDVRLREAQSKKEEAAGRQHEELKKCIKSLEKKNAKLQAQIDIQSDTIHRLECVRDGLQQDVSAREEDQQAIQKLEEKIRLLEAQLLANQTLLDKESAKYQSACRQQESMQLKQKAMLEQVDTLDRECEEMQRRLGESEEAKEDLQEKMTQMLEEKNQLNDKLAEQQAQVAGVQEEKQGLQSHMEDLQRTVTQLQDEVLELTHREKLLVAYPELSALAHGPPQSTGDVFKDMEQQLLANSMRIRILEQQNATLCSSLVRLKDKAEHGDFSSASPQQLGVPSLPRAGQGNPASTIGHNAHSRVPGQGVKQQGLGDGSGLARAAETVGLWGPPSSASSLASVASSSKILHQQTLALLLPPEDDASRAYARARNTARMRNNNMAPKKK
- the sf3a1 gene encoding splicing factor 3A subunit 1 — translated: MPPGPVQIVQPEPNNNKADEPKPDETPATKPIVGIIYPPPEVRNIVDKTASFVARNGPEFEARIRQNEINNPKFNFLNPNDPYHAYYRHKVNEFKEGKAQEPSAAVPKVMQQQALQQAPQQQLPQKVQAQVIHETVVPKEPPPEFEFIADPPSISAFDLDVVKLTAQFVARNGRQFLTQLMQKEQRNYQFDFLRPQHSLFNYFTKLVEQYTKILIPPKGLLLKLKKEAENPREVLDQVRYRVEWAKFQERERKKEEEEREKERVAYAQIDWHDFVVVETVDFQPNEQGHFPPPTTPEELGARILIQERYEKFGESEEVEMEVESEDEEDDRDDRDEGHPSQPDQDTQLQDMDEGSDDDDDGMKAPLPPDNPMPPPLPPTPDQVIIRKDYDPKASKPPAPVAAPDEYLISPITGEKIPASKMQEHMRIGLLDPRWLEQRDRSIRERQTEDDVYAPGLDIESSLKQLAERRTDIFGVEETAIGKKIGEEEIQKPEEKVTWDGHSGSMARTQQAAQANITLQEQIEAIHKAKGLVQEDDSKEKIGPSKPSDILQPPMPSSSPLLLKPSPPITSLPRPPPSMPPIQRPTLLSAVPVLPRPPMAPVVRLTPGQVLTPMPPMLHAPRINVVPMPPTGPHLMAPRPPPMVVPTAFVPAPPVPQPPSSAPAPLPPSHPPPPHEDEPANKKMKTEDNLMPEEEFLRRNKGPVAVKVQVPNMQDKTEWKLNGQVLNFSVPLTDQVSVIKVKIHEATGMPAGKQKLQYEGIFIKDSNSLAYYNMNNGSIIHLALKERGGRKK